One Cheilinus undulatus linkage group 22, ASM1832078v1, whole genome shotgun sequence DNA window includes the following coding sequences:
- the LOC121504535 gene encoding zinc finger protein OZF-like isoform X3: protein MFSLDKFRDVVNEQLTAAAEEICDDFTRTDVEDETEIDRQRRMLDIIWKPYIRLHRIDVPQQHVRKKEEVEPEQQLCHQERKSSQDQEDPEPPQIKEEQEEEQLKQEETDTLMVTPTKEEDVQQQHVCKEEEVEPEQQLCHQERKSSLDQEDPEPPQIKEEQEEEQLKQETDTLMLTPTQEEGEQSEADGQNEHELLSHNSHVAENQDPKENKHKDSEMTVKSKPRQRTERKHTGERLHSCEVCGKSFKYNCLLKEHMITHTGEKPFSCGACGRRFNHKQTLNRHILTYTGTKPCTCGTCGKSFTQKCGLDNHLKIHAGEPYACTMCYRCFTHKSTLTAHMRIHTGEKPFSCGTCGKRFHRSSSLNEHIHTHTSTKPYTCATCGKSFTQKSHLDQHLRIHTGEKPYTCTTCNKSFRQKVTLTVHMRTHTGEKPFSCGTCGKRFSSGSNLNDHVLTHIATTSYACDTCGKSFTQKSSLDDHLKTHNDNIIMNLFFV, encoded by the exons ATGTTTTCACTCGATAAGTTTAGAGATGTTGTCAACGAGCAGCTAACTGCTGCAGCTGAGGAAATATGTGACGATTTTACAAGAACTGACGTCGAGGACGAGACAGAAATCGACCGTCAGCGCAGAATGCTGGACATCATTTGGAAACCTTACATCCGCTTACACAGAATAG ACGTCCCGCAGCAACATGTGCGGAAGAAGGAGGAGGTTGAACctgagcagcagctctgccaCCAGGAGAGGAAGTCCAGTCAGGACCAGGAGGATccagagcctccacagattaaagaggagcaggaggaagagcagCTCAAACAGGAGGAGACTGACACGTTGATGGTGACTCCTACTAAGGAGGAAG ATGTTCAGCAGCAACATGtgtgtaaggaggaggaggttgaacctgagcagcagctctgccaccaggagaggaagtccagtctggaccaggaggatccagagcctccacagattaaagaggagcaggaggaagagcagCTCAAACAGGAGACTGACACGTTGATGTTGACTCCTACTCAGGAGGAAGGTGAGCAGAGTGAAGCAGATGGACAAAATGAACACGAACTCCTTTCTCACAACTCTCATGTTGCTGAGAATCAAGATCCCAAAGAGAACAAGCACAAAGACTCCGAGATGACTGTAAAATCAAAACCAAGACAACggacagaaagaaaacacacaggtgagaggctGCACTCATGTGAAGTATGTGGAAAAAGCTTCAAATATAACTGTTTATTGAAAGAACACATGataacacacacaggtgagaagccttttTCCTGTGGCGCCTGTGGGAGAAGATTCAATCATAAACAAACTTTGAATCGGCACATTCTTACTTACACAGGTACAAAGCCATGcacctgtggtacctgtgggaaatcattcacacagaaatgtGGTTTGGACAATCACTTAAAAATTCATGCAGGTGAACCATATGCCTGCACAATGTGCTACAGATGTTTTACTCATAAAAGTACATTGACAGCccacatgagaattcacacaggtgagaagcctttcTCCTGTGGCACCTGTGGAAAAAGGTTCCATCGTTCTTCAAGTTTGAATGAGCACATTCATACTCACACAAGTACAAAGCCATACACCTGTGCAACCTGTGGGAAATCATTCACACAGAAATCTCATTTGGACCAGCACTTAAGAatccatacaggtgaaaaaccatATACCTGCACAACATGCAACAAATCTTTTAGACAAAAAGTTACATTAACAGtccacatgagaacacacacaggtgagaagcctttcTCCTGTGgcacctgtggaaaaagattcagTTCGGGGTCAAATTTGAATGACCACGTTCTTACTCACATAGCTACAACATCATACGCCTGTGATACCTGTGGGAAATCATTCACACAGAAAAGTAGTTTGGACGACCACCTAAAAACCcataatgataatataataatgaaccttttttttgtatag